In the Pseudomonadota bacterium genome, one interval contains:
- a CDS encoding SDR family oxidoreductase, translating into TKALANEWAPHGINVNAIAPGYIATDNTQALRSDPVRSRQILERIPAGRWGSPGDCIGAAVFLASDAAQYVHGQILAVDGGWMGR; encoded by the coding sequence TCACCAAGGCTCTGGCCAACGAGTGGGCACCGCACGGCATCAACGTCAACGCCATCGCACCCGGCTACATCGCCACCGACAACACGCAAGCGCTGCGCAGCGACCCCGTGCGCTCCAGGCAGATTCTCGAACGCATACCGGCCGGACGCTGGGGCAGCCCGGGGGACTGCATCGGCGCCGCGGTCTTTCTCGCCTCGGACGCCGCTCAGTACGTGCACGGCCAGATCCTGGCGGTAGACGGCGGCTGGATGGGACGCTGA